The Microtus ochrogaster isolate Prairie Vole_2 linkage group LG3, MicOch1.0, whole genome shotgun sequence genomic sequence agccagccccctcatgttacaataatattaataaattaatctgGGTCTATGTTTGAAAGAATAGCATCTGAAAGTGTACAACTTCCGCTTAACAGCATGTAGTTTACCATTCATGTTAAAAATCAcccttagaagaaaaaaaaaatcacccttagGAGCAAAGCTATTTCTTCATGACCTTGGATCTTAGAGAGGTTAACACTTCAGCTGAAAGAAAGTATTACTGATTAGTTTGCCACTGAAAATAGGAGTTGTTTTCTTTGAGATCTTCTCTTGGGAAAttagaaacaaaccaacaaaatacaaacacaaatgtCTAACTTtcctatttatcttttttaattgcCATAGACAAGACTTGGTCCATTGTTgagctgacattttaaaacttgGGATATTATAGATATTATAAAAAGCTATAATACAAATGCAAATGTATAATGTAAAGTGACAGATGGTTATGGCTTGCAGTTCGTCggtaaaatacaaatatagacTATGGTATACTCATAGCTATATTTCAAGAGTAattgaagaaaagtaaagaaaataataaaaataaaaacagaaaaaagaagagaaattaaaaaaaacaagaagagataATGGGGAAAATGAgtgaaataaaaccaataaagaaactgaaagtaTGAAGAAGACAGGACAAAAGAAGTCAAGATAGTGTGAAGATTCAGCcacaagagaaacaacaaaaactacagaGGACTGCAGAGCACCAAACACAGTGTGTCACAAAGAGCCCAAATCAGCATGACAGGAATAAATAGTAGACTATTCGCCACTACTCTGGGTGTGACTTCATTTACTAGGTCATTCATGTTTGAACATAAATAGGAACAAGCACTAAAATCTACGTGGAACTGATTTGTATTGTTAAATAGCTAGCGAAATAAtgggatgtggtggtgcacacctttaatcccagcaattaggaggcagaggaaggtggatccccgagttcaaggccaggctggtctacagagtaggttctaggatagccagggatacacagagaaaatctctctcaaaaaactgaaaaattaaaaaaggaaacgGAGAACCTTTTTCCTGTTCAGATATTTCTATACCAATTCTAGATAAAATGTGGATCAATAATTTGGACAACAAGCAGGATAAACAGATACAGAAATAATTATTGATACATTGGAAAATAGATGggtttatcatttatttcttcaaacattttgcATTCGTAAGCAGGCAAAGTGAATCAAATGCCAAGACTCTCAGAAAAATAATAGACTGTCGTCATGTCCCACATGGTATGTAAGGTCATGTGTTTAATGTAAATCAGAACTCTGTTCCAAACAAACCCGCACTGACACATTTGCATCATGCGTGTCTTGTTAATGCAGCTTTGGAAAATGTGTCCAATAAGCTGCATCTACACATATTTTTCCCACAtgcaaatttgaaataaaatgcaagaaaTAGTAATTATATAAGCAAAACCAATTTTCTCACAAAAAGAGTTCACAAACTCTGTGTACCCAGCAGAGAGCCAGAACTGGCTGCGTTGGCAAGAGAAAGAAGGGTCTGTGCTGATGAAATAAACCACATTACTTAGCGCTGTTTAGTTTATGCTGTAAATGTGGGCAGATAATGTGGGTTAGAAACAttatggcctccacaggcatatgGTAATTATATCCACATTAAAGCCCTCCTGTTAATCGCACACATCCACGTTTGCAGCTGATGGGGTACATCTCTCACACAGGGCTCATcagcatttctttctctgtgtgtctcctaCCTAGGGAGCTGGTGTAGATTCTCTCAAATGATGCCTTCTTCCTGCAGCTCACCATATAGAAGATTATAATGTAAACACAAAGCTAGAAGAAAAGTGCAACATTTCAGAGAGAAGCTGCTCTGGGAAACTATTGTTCTCCCTGACACTAGTCTGAAGTGGGCTGACTACTGGCTTGTCATGACCAGTCCGTGACACAGAGAGCCACAGTCGCAAAGAGGTATCAGCCAAAATTCAAACACACAGCAGAGAGTGGGCCACAACCACTCTATAAGCCATCTTGAGTTTCTTCTGTATGTTACACTCtcagctgttttattttttcttctttgatattcaatttttatttatttttttaatttttttatttatNNNNNNNNNNNNNNNNNNNNNNNNNNNNNNNNNNNNNNNNNNNNNNNNNNNNNNNNNNNNNNNNNNNNNNNNNNNNNNNNNNNNNNNNNNNNNNNNNNNNNNNNNNNNNNNNNNNNNNcccacctccatccaggtttagtaaggtgagcatccagactgcctaggctcccccaaagccagtacgtgcagtatactttttaaaaatttccccataattgtatatgatatatatgtaattatttatatttgcagACAAAATATAAAGGAGGAAAGCATCAAAGGAATAACTTGGTCTGAAGAATCAAGATTCAAATACTGGACAGTTGAGAAGTTATGTTTTCTCCACTACATTCTCAGCCATATCCAAAggcatacaattaaaaaataataattatgccCCATAGCACCCAACACACACCCTACTatagaaagcaaagtaaaattcCACTTCAAAACCACAAAGCTCCCATGTAGATGAAACTAAATCCACCTCATGCATCCCATGTAGATGAAACTAATCTCCTCCTCGCCATGTCTGAAGTCCTGGGTAAGCCCATAGCATGCATGCTCTGTAACTCTGTTTGCATTTGGCGTCCTTGTTTGCCCATGCCCTGAATGAGTACATGGCAGCCTGATGGGATGGCTGGCAATGCTCCCGCAATGCTGCCCTAGAGGACAATATCTTAATATGCTGTTTATAATACAAATAATTCTGAGCTTCACATGCTCTCACCAGTGTTTTAGGCTTTTCCTGCCTCAAGAATTATCTGAAGTCACATTTGGTGTGCTTAGTTTGATGTTTGCCTTGATCCCTGTGGGGCTTAAAGAGATTAAGACCTTGTGATAGCCAGATTGTTGGCATTTAATGCTCCATTACTCAGCTTTCGGCAGGGCTCAGAGTCAGTTGGCAGCACAGTTCCCGGGAAGCAAGCTCAATCCTGATGCTCTCCAGCAGGGTGTGTGTCAGGGTGACCTCAAAATAGGAAACATGTGCTTTCCAGGAAAGGTGATGTGGAAATGTCCATACGTTAGACATGCcttagtgttttcttttccctttggagAATTAAAGGCCAGATGATTGTGCTGAGCACTGCTGTGCACCCTGCTCAGTCCATGTGCTGGGAATACATTTTCTGGCATGGCTGGGAGACAAATCTCTTCCATTTCTGCATGCCACAGGACTAGAAGCAGTGAGTCCCTTTGTTCTGGAGTAATACTTTAGGGATGTTTGTTTAGTAGATTTGGACCACTGTGATGTCGGATTCTAGAGTACAGGGTAGGTTTAATTATTACCCACAATGACAGAAACTGTCTAGCTTTGAGTTAAGATAGGCACATTATAAAATCTGGGTTTCTTGAATCCCTGCATTCTTCTATAAGGTACATCTGCTGGATTAAAAGCACTTCTCATAGGATCTATTACTCAGGAGTAGGTGAAAAACTGCAGGAGCTGCTATAAGTACCAAAATGTCTTTAGTGGCTAATCAAGGAATTCTGGGtcttctggtagaattctatTTCACAGGCTAACTGGAAAATAGGGCAAAACCTTACACTTCCATGTACTTAACATAGCTTTTAGTGCTTATTGTTTTACAAAGTGCCTCTACATGTTTATGTATACAGTTTCATTTATCCGTGAATTTATCTATATAGAGagaataaatttataatatttgcAAACATGTTTTCAGAATAATCTTTATAGTTTGTTTCAACAGGATGATCATTCTGACTTTGAAAAGAGGGCCTCATTTTGCAGGAGCTTGTTATGAAGATATAATTCAAACTACTTTAGTTTTCGGTATAATTTTACTTCTCTTCAGAGGTACACTTATTGCCAATCACCATAGCAATAATTTTTTGAATGTGTAATCCTCcatttataaaatatgcatatattccaCTATGCAATATGCTTAATATTGTAAAACATATAGAACAATGAACctaagaagaatttaaaattgaaTACTAAAGTCTTAATTTGATAAAAATAGTGAATTCAAATAGACATGATAACTTCAGATTTCAGTGTTGTATCTCATCACCATTCCTATCTTTTGATAGCATTGACAAACAACAATCATAGAAATAACAGGCAGCATTACCGTCTTCTATGTTGGTTGCTTCTGTTTGCATTACTAATTTACTGTTCGCCTGTTATTTCCTTAGAGAGATTTTTAATGCATTAATCTATTTGAGGACGTATAGTGATCAGAATTGGACAACAATCCATCTTTCAGATAGGTATGATGTTTAGAAGCAAATGAAGATGCCACAGTCAGTCCCTCCAGTTCATAAAAGGTCATGTGATAAACCCAGAGTGACGTCTAACAAATGGACTCATGACTTTTTAAGGAAACTAATGTCAGTTGTTGTCCAGAAGCTTATGAGAATTCTTTACAGCTCAGAATGATGCTTTGATAGTAATTGCACTCCCTCTGTCTTGCCATCCCAgtcaatttttgttttgaagtttgtGCTTGTTCTAAAGATCGGTATTGTACAaaagaattatgtttttaaattattaatttaattaataattatttaattcttATTATGTATGGGATTTGGAAGTATCTGAGCTATGTACAGGTCCTTATCACTTACAAGAAGCAAACTGACCGGAATTTGCATTAGCTGCTGAGTGACTAGAAAGCCACATGGAAGCTCCCTCTAAAATTATGGAAGTCACATGTCTTATAGCTGTGAGCCAGTGAAGGGCATTCATACACCATTGCATTTTGCTAAAACAGActacttatttataaataaagcttacaaATAAAGTGTATGAGGgtgccactagttagttcccaatgctcagtcccgaaataatcacacaaaaaaacGTAtaatttgcaatactctttggccaataacttaagtgtatttctggctaactcttgtaTACtgaactagcccatctccattaatctcagTATCCCGCCACGAGGCTGTAACTTGGCAAGTAAAGTTGtggcatctgtttccatctgggcaacatggcttcttctgactctgccttctttctccctgcattcagtttagttttccctgccaacCTTTGTTGTACTGGCCGAAACAGATTCTTTTTaaaccaatgatatttacagcatacagaggggaatcccatgcCAACAAATTGTCTAGGAATCTGAGCTATGGTAGCCATATATGTGGAAAATGCATCACAAGTGAATTAGCTCTCATTGTATACCTGGGAAGTAAGCTTGTTGCACAATGTATGATGAGACACTATCACAACAGGAAACCAGATATTCATGATTTCTGAGATGTCTTGTGATTCAGGCTTTGCCCCAGAAAGTCTGAGTATATCAAGTGTTCCTCTGAGTTGCAGGAACTTAGTAGTCACTGAGCAAGACTGAACAACATTTCCCAAGACACTGAAGTTCCAGACCGTATCACGAGGAGGACAATCAGTCACTGTTGTATTTTATCAGTTGTGAACAAAGATTAATTTGAGAAAGGCAAATTTCTGTATGCTCTATACCACACATTCTTTGATCCCTATTTATTGTCTTCAGAGTATTGACCAACAAATACTTCTATGTCAAGACCAGAGCAAGCATCTCTTTTATAGTGGGGAGAGAGAATtaatacatgcagtagagacgATACTTTAGAAATTGAAAAGAAGTatgtgggcagtggtggcgcacgcctttaatccaatcactctggaggtagaggcaggcaggtctctgtgagttcgaggccagcctggtctacaagaactagttccaggacagactccaaagctacagagaaaccttaaaaatcagaagaaaaaaaagaattgatttggTAAAGAGACAAATGGCCAAATATTCATAATGGAGTCTTATTAAGTTTTATCCTGTTCAAAGGTTCAGAAAATACAGAGTGCAGACCTTTGGCTAACTTTAATTCCTTTGAAGATGCTGAGTCTCATACCCTCCTGAACCAGTAGCAAGGATAACATTTATCTTCAAGAAAACCTGACTACTAATAAAATAATGTTAGAAATAATGGAAATGCAAAATCAATCTATGGAAAACAGGAATTTGATGTGAAGTATGTTAGGGAAATATaacttttaagtatatttttccctttcaaaatgAGTAAATAGTCACATTGTACAGAGGGTTATGTCTAGGGAATGGCCCTTAAACCAAGGCTTCCTAAGGTCTCAGACATTTAATTCTCCTAGTTGTCCTTTTATCAAACATTGTCATAGAGAAAATCTTTTAtaaaccatctttaaaaaaatagatagatttatttaaaaataaaatgaatgtgtcATTATTGCAGTCACATCTCAGTGTTTGTTGCTAGCAATGAGTGTATTCTAAGCAATAGGGCCCTGATCCCTGGGCCTCCAGATATGTGATCTAATGCTGTTGCCAGGTTGTAGTTAtgctatatttattatatatatttacctaCATTTACATATTTGTGGTATTTGAAAAATTGGTGGTGGTCCCCATGATACACAACAAATGTATTCCCAGAATAAAGTTTATTTATCAGGATAGGATTCCTGTGTACCTCATCTGACAATATCTGGTGTTTGCACTGAAATGGCAAGAACAGGGAAACCCTGGacttcattatttcttctttgctctATTTGCAAACTGAACATTCTTGCCTGAGTTCTTTCTCTTTGCCCATATATCTTTTTCCACTCTGCTGAAAGAAATCTGGTTTTAGTCTTCTCTGTGGAAGGCTCTTGAGCTAAGTCTGCAAGAGCATTGGgtagacattttcatttttttttttttttgattttcgagacaggatttctccatagcttttgttCCTGTCCGGGaatgagctcttgtagaccaggctggccttgaactcacagagatccacctgcctctgcctctgctgggattaaaggcatgtgccaccactgcccggctgacatTTTCATTCTTATTACAAGAAAAGTTACATAAGTCACTTTGTGATGTTTTTCAACATATGTGCTGGGCAACCCCAAAGGCAAAGacataaattatatattcagTTGCATCtgtttcctgcaaatgacataattttattcttatcttCTTTAAGGCTCAATAAAGCTCCATTGAGTATACATACACTTCCTTTATCTACTCATCTTATTGGCACTCTAGCCTGATTCCTTTGCTTGGATTTTATGAACAAACATGAACGTGCAAGTATTTCAGTATTATGTTGACTTCATCACTCATATGTAGAAAGAGGTTTCTGCCTCCCACCAGCTGCTCTCAAAGTgtacatgcacaaacccacaagCTTCCAGTAGATCCTCTTCTCTCCTTGTCCTACATGACCATAGCAGTGCAAGAATTTGAGATGCTCACCACTGCATCCAGCATTTTAATGGAGTCACCAGGCTCATATGGTAAGCTCTACCCACTGGACCATCCCAAATTGAATCTAATGAGCATTGTGTGCTGATGCTATGTTCTGCTACTAAGTGTTAGCAAATCTaagattccttcttttttttttttgtaaagtcaTTGAGATCTCTTCAGTATTGGATTGTGTCATCTGAACTTCATGATAACATGACTCATTTCTCtcctattactttttttttcacatttccttTTGCCTATTGCCCTAAACACTAACATTATGATGAATAAGAATGGAGGAGATGGAAAACCTTGTTTAATTTCCTATTTCAATGAGAATGCATTGAGTGTAATGTTGGCTATACAGCTTCCAcctcccccacacatacacacatacttgcatACATACACTTAAGAAACTGCATTTATTCTTTTAGTTGGAAAAAATTAactcatatagaaaaaaatttcagtcATCTTGGAGACAAAGACCACCTTTACACACCGTGCCATTCATAAGAACAGGTGGCTCCCCTGGGAGGCACTGTGACTTAGATCCAGACCCTGCAGAGCAGATGAGAAGGACTACGCCTCTCTCAAGGGCTCAGTGCCTTAGGATATGAAACCTGATTCCTATTTTCTTAGCCCAGTTCTGGAAAGATGTACTAGTCGTGAAGGGCTTAAAGGAGGAGAATGGCTATACTGTAtcatagaaaaatggaaattttaaaaattaagttttcatatgactttattttgaattttttttctttcaaccacTTGCTGAGGAAATGACAAATATTGGTATTAGGGAATCCAATTATACCAAAAATGCTACATCTAGTCTGGGGTAGATGTTCTTATTCCTGGTAACATCCATTAACATGCACTAACTGCATAGCCACTATAAAGTAACTAGCAAGAAATCATAGATCGCCTACTCTACCACAGCTGCATGAAGAAACGTTTCATCAAAAATAAAGATGGCAATCAAAGTTGTGATAAAGTCTGGTGACTCAGAATTCTTTGCAGCAGACAGATGATAGGTTAGCCATGTCAGAAAGAACTTACACTCTAATAATAATGCTaccatttctttttatagaaatgaTAAATTCTTCACCTACTGCTTGATGTTTCAGGTCTGTTAGAGTCAGGATCCTGGCAGGTCAGACAGATTGGACATCTTTAGTAATCATGGTTGCCTTCTAATCACTGGTAGCAAGATGACTTATGATTTTTAGTCTTGGacatatacataaacagaagGTTAGCAACTACACAGTAAGATTACGAAATAGAGCTTGAAAATTAACTGCACCAGGGCTGTGCTTGCACTAAGGCTTCACAAGAAGAAGCACCCAGGCTTTTTCTTCCCGCGATTCGTTTGCAGAGCAGCCCTTGTGGCCATTTCAAATACCATCCTCACTCCATCTTTGGTCTTTGCAGAACACTCCACGTACCCAAAAGCGCCAATGCTGTTCGCCAAATCTCTGCCTTGTTCAAGTTTTACCGGCTCCCGCTTCCTCTTGGCTAACTCTAGTCTTATGTGCCTGTCATCCCTAAGATCCTTCTTGCTCCCAACTAGGATGATTGGCACGTTGGGACAGAAATGCTTGATTTCTGGAGTCCATTTCTGTGGGATGTTCCCAAAGCTATCAGGGTTGCCAATGGAGAAACACAACAGGAGGACATCAGTGTCCGGATAGGAGAGGGGTCTGAGGCGATCATAATCTTCTTGTCCAGCTGTGTCCCACAGGGCCAACTCCACCTGTTTCCCATCCACTTCGATATCAGCCACATAGTTCTCAAACACTGTGGGAACGTAAACCTCAGGAAATTGGTCCTTACTGAAGACGATGAGCAAGCATGTCTTTCCACAAGCTCCATCTCCCACGATCACCAGTTTCTTCCTGATGGACGCCATTGCTTAGGGTTGCTTCTGCTGCTGTACCAGGCACCTGGGACTTCTCGGAGCACTGGCTGGCAGACCACACTCAGGCAGGCTGATTATTGTGGAGGAGGATGCCCATCCAGAGTCACCACCTCTGAGGCGCAGCTCAGCAGGAGGTGGCAGACTCTGGAGTTTACCAACTGAAGAAGGTGTTAGAAGGCGGGTGGTAGAGGGGAGGAGGCCGCGCATGCGTATGAGTGCCCAGATTGGCTCGTGCCTGCCTGCCCCACACACCCTCGTATTTTCACAGTTCAACAAGATAGGCCCAGACAGATCTACTGCTCAGAAAGCAAGGTACTCTAGCCATCATCACACCCAAGTGGGACATGATGGGAATTCTCAAGATATAGTCTTGTTGTTACTGGTTTCTTCGAGATATTCTCTGTGTAAAGGATACTGAATTTTCCCAAAAGCTTTCCATTGAGTTGATTGTACGATGTCTGTCcttaaatttacttaaatttaaatCTATTTAAATGTGTCACCAGACTTATTGATTTGCATATATTTAGCCATCCTTGTATCCCTGGAATAAAACcttcttggctcacagtttgtgaGAATTCTTTTTAGTGTGCCCTTGAATTCAAtttgcaagcattttattgaggGTTTTGTATCTGTGTCCATCAAGGAAATTCATGGATGGGTT encodes the following:
- the LOC101986109 gene encoding transforming protein RhoA-like isoform X2, which produces MASIRKKLVIVGDGACGKTCLLIVFSKDQFPEVYVPTVFENYVADIEVDGKQREPVKLEQGRDLANSIGAFGYVECSAKTKDGVRMVFEMATRAALQTNRGKKKPGCFFL
- the LOC101986109 gene encoding transforming protein RhoA-like isoform X1 yields the protein MASIRKKLVIVGDGACGKTCLLIVFSKDQFPEVYVPTVFENYVADIEVDGKQVELALWDTAGQEDYDRLRPLSYPDTDVLLLCFSIGNPDSFGNIPQKWTPEIKHFCPNVPIILVGSKKDLRDDRHIRLELAKRKREPVKLEQGRDLANSIGAFGYVECSAKTKDGVRMVFEMATRAALQTNRGKKKPGCFFL